From the Aquitalea magnusonii genome, one window contains:
- a CDS encoding SDR family NAD(P)-dependent oxidoreductase, with product MVAQAKTVVITGAGSGIGAACAALLAADGVQLVLIGRRAAPLQQLAAQYGALALDGDAADSTRWPGWLAQIRQRCGAIDGLLCCAGGLGMGSALQTDDAAWHAAMRANLDTAFVAARACLPDLIASRGAMVLLASIASLAAGPEVCGYTTAKHALIGLTRSLARDYGPHGVRVNAVCPGWVKTPMADEEMQPLMQQYGDSLDQAYARVTADVPLRRAAAPEEIASICRFLLSEQASIITGAAIVADGGSSIVDVPTLAFNALS from the coding sequence ATGGTAGCTCAAGCCAAAACCGTGGTGATTACCGGTGCCGGCAGTGGCATAGGGGCAGCTTGCGCTGCATTGCTGGCCGCCGACGGCGTGCAGCTGGTGTTGATTGGCCGTCGTGCCGCGCCTTTGCAGCAGTTGGCCGCGCAATACGGTGCGCTGGCACTGGATGGTGACGCGGCGGACAGCACGCGCTGGCCTGGCTGGCTGGCGCAAATCCGCCAACGCTGTGGTGCCATTGACGGCCTGCTGTGTTGTGCCGGCGGCCTGGGCATGGGCAGTGCGCTGCAAACGGATGACGCCGCGTGGCATGCCGCCATGCGTGCCAATCTGGATACCGCTTTTGTTGCCGCACGGGCATGCCTGCCGGATTTGATCGCCAGCCGGGGTGCCATGGTATTGCTGGCTTCGATAGCCTCACTGGCCGCCGGGCCGGAGGTGTGTGGCTATACCACCGCCAAGCATGCGCTGATTGGCCTCACCCGCTCGTTGGCGCGTGATTACGGCCCGCACGGGGTGAGGGTGAATGCGGTGTGTCCCGGCTGGGTGAAAACGCCGATGGCGGATGAGGAAATGCAGCCGCTGATGCAACAGTATGGCGACAGCCTGGATCAGGCCTATGCCCGGGTGACGGCGGATGTTCCCTTGCGCCGGGCTGCCGCACCGGAGGAAATCGCCAGCATCTGTCGCTTCCTGCTGTCGGAGCAGGCCAGCATCATCACCGGCGCGGCCATTGTGGCCGATGGCGGCTCCAGCATTGTCGATGTGCCTACCCTGGCTTTCAACGCACTGTCCTGA
- a CDS encoding APC family permease — MSIEKKLTRHLQQGVVGFPVALASSVGVVMASPVILTVTSGFGMAGSTFALAMLIAFIMMQAQATTFAEAASMMPTSGAVYDYISCGLGRFWAITGTISAYLLVHVFAGTAETILSGIMALVNFEHLNTMLEHSGTSWMVGVGLVVLFGVLNALGITIFGKAEIVLTFVMWATLTVFGIIGLIKAPAVSLQGWFGSPLDLSDASGVLSLIGMAMFMFVGFELVTPLAPELKNAGRNIPRAAKLGLTGVAVTMAIYGAAMVHQVANVAMDPKNPAGPHLLDTPMAIPAFADQVMGPFGKIWLGIGLLFAGAATINTLIAALPRILYGMAVDGALPKAFTYLHPRFKTPLVGILVAVVIPCVHAWFIQGDLDRIMPLVLAAVCAWGVAYLLVNLAIVRLRFTRPDFPRAYRSPWFPLPQIVSSVGILIAIWYITPPGMHPRDIYLPFGIMLGLTALYALVWTVFVQKVNPFRAVAIEDILAEEFGKVGGHASLIDEELKRVASGA; from the coding sequence ATGTCGATAGAGAAGAAACTGACCCGGCACCTGCAGCAAGGGGTGGTGGGTTTTCCGGTGGCGCTGGCCAGTTCGGTCGGCGTGGTGATGGCCAGCCCGGTCATCCTTACCGTTACCAGCGGTTTTGGCATGGCGGGCAGCACCTTTGCCCTGGCCATGCTGATTGCCTTCATCATGATGCAGGCGCAGGCCACCACCTTTGCCGAAGCGGCCTCGATGATGCCGACGTCCGGTGCCGTCTACGATTACATATCCTGCGGGCTGGGGCGCTTCTGGGCGATTACCGGCACCATCTCGGCTTATCTGCTGGTGCATGTGTTTGCCGGTACGGCGGAAACCATCCTGTCCGGCATCATGGCGCTGGTGAACTTTGAACACCTCAACACCATGCTGGAGCACAGCGGCACTTCCTGGATGGTGGGGGTAGGGCTGGTGGTGTTGTTTGGCGTGCTCAATGCGCTAGGAATTACCATTTTCGGCAAGGCTGAAATCGTGCTGACCTTCGTGATGTGGGCCACGCTTACCGTGTTCGGCATCATCGGCCTCATCAAGGCCCCGGCTGTGTCGCTGCAAGGCTGGTTCGGCAGTCCCTTGGACCTGAGTGACGCCAGTGGCGTGCTCAGCCTGATCGGCATGGCCATGTTCATGTTTGTCGGCTTCGAGCTGGTGACTCCGCTGGCACCGGAGCTGAAAAACGCCGGTCGCAACATTCCGCGTGCCGCCAAGCTGGGCCTGACCGGCGTGGCCGTTACCATGGCCATCTACGGGGCGGCCATGGTGCATCAGGTGGCCAATGTGGCAATGGACCCGAAAAATCCCGCCGGCCCGCATTTGCTGGATACCCCGATGGCGATTCCGGCCTTTGCCGATCAGGTGATGGGCCCCTTCGGCAAGATCTGGCTGGGTATCGGCCTGCTGTTTGCCGGTGCGGCCACCATCAATACCCTGATTGCCGCGCTGCCGCGCATCCTGTACGGCATGGCGGTGGATGGTGCGCTGCCCAAGGCGTTTACCTATCTGCACCCGCGTTTCAAGACGCCGCTGGTGGGCATTCTGGTGGCGGTGGTCATTCCCTGCGTCCATGCCTGGTTCATCCAGGGTGATCTGGACCGCATCATGCCGCTGGTGCTGGCGGCGGTATGTGCCTGGGGTGTGGCTTATCTGCTGGTGAATCTGGCCATCGTGCGTCTGCGCTTCACCCGGCCGGATTTCCCGCGGGCCTATCGCTCGCCCTGGTTCCCGCTGCCGCAGATCGTGTCCTCGGTGGGCATCCTGATTGCCATCTGGTACATCACGCCGCCGGGCATGCACCCGCGCGACATCTATCTGCCCTTTGGCATCATGCTGGGTCTAACTGCGCTGTATGCACTGGTGTGGACCGTGTTTGTCCAGAAGGTGAACCCCTTCCGTGCGGTGGCCATAGAAGACATTCTGGCCGAGGAGTTCGGCAAGGTGGGCGGCCATGCTTCGCTGATCGACGAGGAGCTCAAGCGTGTTGCCTCTGGTGCTTGA
- a CDS encoding aspartate aminotransferase family protein — protein MSYDKSRFWHPMLHPNDMKQRQPIRVVRGDGCYVFDDQGHKLVDGVAGLWNVNVGHNRPEVKQAIVEQLDELEYFQLFDGISHPRAEELSATLIDMLKQEDMARVSFSSGGSDAVETALKLARQYWRVCGQPDRTKFISLKQGYHGVHFGGASVNGNTVFRRSYEPLLPGCFHVETPWLYRNPFTEDPEELAQICAQMLEREILFQSPDTVAAFIAEPIQGAGGVIVPPASYWPRIRAVCDKYGVLLIADEIVTGFGRSGSMFGSRLWGVKPDIMCLAKGISSGYVPLGATVVNQRVADAFAKNQDFGGVIMHGYTYAGHPVACAAAIANLKIVREENLPAQAAAQGEYLLARLKPFADKYAAVGEVRGKGLMIALDLVQDKHSREPIDPMGGYANKVAEIARENGVLVRPVGTKIILSPPLVIGQAECDAIVSALAAGFEAA, from the coding sequence ATGTCTTACGACAAGTCCCGTTTCTGGCACCCCATGCTGCACCCCAATGACATGAAGCAGCGCCAGCCCATCCGCGTCGTGCGGGGGGATGGCTGTTACGTGTTTGACGACCAGGGCCACAAGCTGGTGGATGGCGTGGCCGGTTTGTGGAACGTCAACGTCGGCCACAACCGCCCGGAAGTGAAGCAAGCCATCGTGGAGCAACTGGACGAACTGGAGTATTTCCAGCTATTTGACGGCATCTCCCACCCGCGGGCCGAGGAGCTGTCCGCCACCCTCATCGACATGCTGAAGCAGGAAGACATGGCGCGGGTCAGCTTCAGTTCCGGCGGCTCGGATGCGGTGGAAACCGCGCTCAAGCTGGCCCGCCAATACTGGCGCGTCTGCGGCCAGCCGGACCGCACCAAGTTCATCTCGCTCAAGCAGGGCTATCACGGCGTGCATTTCGGTGGTGCTTCGGTCAACGGCAATACCGTGTTCCGTCGCAGCTACGAACCGCTGCTGCCGGGCTGCTTCCATGTGGAAACACCGTGGCTGTACCGCAACCCGTTTACCGAAGATCCGGAAGAACTGGCGCAGATCTGCGCGCAGATGCTGGAGCGGGAAATCCTGTTCCAGAGCCCGGACACCGTGGCCGCCTTTATTGCCGAACCCATCCAGGGTGCCGGTGGTGTCATCGTGCCGCCCGCCAGCTACTGGCCGCGGATCCGCGCGGTGTGCGACAAGTACGGCGTGCTGCTGATTGCCGATGAAATCGTCACCGGTTTTGGCCGTTCCGGCTCCATGTTCGGCAGCCGTCTGTGGGGCGTGAAACCGGACATCATGTGCCTGGCCAAGGGCATTTCCTCCGGCTATGTGCCGCTGGGTGCCACCGTGGTGAACCAGCGCGTGGCCGATGCCTTTGCCAAGAACCAGGATTTTGGCGGCGTCATCATGCACGGCTACACCTATGCCGGTCACCCGGTAGCCTGCGCGGCGGCCATTGCCAACCTCAAGATCGTGCGCGAGGAAAACCTGCCGGCCCAGGCCGCCGCCCAGGGTGAATACCTGCTGGCCAGGCTCAAACCGTTTGCCGACAAATACGCCGCCGTCGGTGAGGTACGTGGCAAGGGGCTGATGATTGCGCTGGATCTGGTGCAGGACAAGCACAGCCGCGAGCCTATCGATCCGATGGGCGGCTATGCCAACAAGGTGGCCGAAATCGCCCGTGAAAACGGCGTGCTGGTACGCCCGGTGGGTACCAAGATCATCCTGTCGCCGCCGCTGGTTATCGGCCAGGCAGAATGCGATGCCATTGTCAGTGCGCTGGCTGCCGGTTTCGAGGCTGCCTGA
- a CDS encoding DUF3156 family protein produces MLPLVLERLWQPRLPRAYRPGATLARLAQDLNGLEVVGAEEGCPAYRLPAADWFFRVEERVESQFLLHTVSCCFVLALPGSAPSRPSRLQLQHRGNWQRSGFACLRREGDGAELAALMALLQQDRDLHIALMPLDFKRCELIADEQGWRLEVEHFAASEVVGSFPPFRRYIRLLSTQKLALLAVMAAVRRVAAGAG; encoded by the coding sequence GTGTTGCCTCTGGTGCTTGAGCGGCTGTGGCAGCCGCGCCTGCCACGGGCTTACCGGCCGGGGGCAACCCTGGCCAGGCTGGCGCAGGACCTGAACGGGCTGGAAGTGGTCGGTGCGGAAGAGGGCTGTCCGGCTTACCGCTTGCCTGCTGCAGACTGGTTTTTCCGGGTGGAGGAGCGGGTGGAAAGCCAGTTCCTGCTGCATACCGTCAGTTGCTGCTTTGTACTGGCACTGCCGGGCAGTGCGCCATCCCGTCCGTCCCGGCTGCAACTGCAGCACCGCGGTAACTGGCAGCGCAGCGGTTTTGCCTGTCTGCGCCGCGAGGGGGATGGCGCAGAGCTGGCGGCCCTGATGGCCTTGTTACAGCAGGACCGCGACTTGCACATCGCGCTGATGCCGCTGGATTTCAAGCGTTGTGAACTGATTGCGGATGAGCAGGGCTGGCGGCTGGAAGTCGAGCATTTTGCCGCCAGTGAAGTGGTGGGCAGCTTCCCGCCTTTTCGCCGCTATATCCGCCTGTTGTCCACACAGAAACTGGCCTTGCTGGCGGTAATGGCGGCGGTGCGGCGAGTGGCGGCCGGCGCGGGCTGA
- a CDS encoding aldehyde dehydrogenase family protein: MDHNRVVVLDAVNTFLLREHGLLVDGKMVAAQSGQRSEVRNPATGQVIASVADGNEQDVDAVVQSAHRAFSAGVWSGLRPAERERILLKLADVLEAHAEELAQLETLNQGKSIHISRAIEVGASIEFVRYMAGWATKLGGETMDVSIPVPPGTRYTAYTRRQPVGVVAGIVPWNFPLMIAIWKMVPALAAGCTVVLKPSTETPLTALRLGELALEAGIPPGVVNVLTGRGSRAGQALAGHPLVSKVSFTGSTEIGKTIGHTAIDNMTRFSLELGGKNPMIMLGDVDVDKAIQGALMGGFLNQGQVCAAASRLYIQRSKFNQVVEGLAAAANSMTLGSGMDLNAQVNPLVSARQQQSVCRLIDTARSEGASILAGGGAADLPGYFVKPTIILNAAQHSTIVREEVFGPVLVALPFDHPDEAIAMANDSRYGLAASLWTNDLSAAMNLVPRIEAGTVWVNTHIPLDPSLPFGGFKQSGIGREFGRGAVENFTETKSVCIAH; the protein is encoded by the coding sequence ATGGATCACAATCGGGTAGTGGTACTGGACGCGGTGAATACCTTCCTGCTGCGCGAGCATGGCTTGCTGGTGGACGGCAAGATGGTGGCGGCCCAGTCCGGCCAACGCAGCGAGGTGCGTAATCCGGCTACAGGACAGGTGATTGCCAGCGTGGCCGATGGCAACGAGCAGGATGTGGATGCGGTGGTGCAAAGCGCGCACCGTGCGTTCAGCGCCGGGGTGTGGTCCGGCCTGCGTCCGGCCGAGCGCGAACGCATCTTGCTGAAGCTGGCCGATGTGCTGGAAGCGCACGCCGAGGAGCTGGCCCAACTGGAAACACTGAACCAGGGCAAGTCCATCCATATCTCGCGTGCCATTGAAGTGGGCGCGTCCATCGAATTTGTCCGCTACATGGCCGGCTGGGCCACCAAGCTGGGCGGCGAAACCATGGACGTGTCGATTCCGGTACCGCCCGGCACCCGTTATACCGCCTATACCCGCCGCCAGCCGGTGGGGGTGGTGGCCGGCATCGTGCCTTGGAATTTCCCGCTGATGATTGCAATCTGGAAGATGGTGCCGGCACTGGCCGCCGGTTGTACCGTGGTGCTCAAGCCGTCCACCGAAACCCCGCTCACTGCGCTGCGTCTGGGTGAGCTGGCACTGGAGGCCGGCATTCCGCCCGGCGTGGTGAATGTGCTGACCGGGCGTGGCTCCCGCGCCGGCCAGGCGCTGGCCGGCCACCCGCTGGTGAGCAAGGTGTCGTTCACCGGCTCCACCGAAATCGGCAAAACCATCGGCCATACCGCCATCGACAATATGACCCGCTTCTCGCTGGAGCTGGGCGGCAAGAACCCGATGATCATGCTGGGTGATGTGGATGTGGACAAGGCCATCCAGGGCGCGCTGATGGGGGGCTTCCTCAATCAGGGCCAGGTATGTGCCGCCGCCTCCCGCCTGTATATCCAGCGCAGCAAGTTCAACCAGGTCGTCGAAGGACTGGCCGCTGCCGCCAACAGCATGACGCTGGGTAGCGGCATGGACCTGAACGCCCAGGTGAACCCGCTGGTGTCGGCCCGCCAGCAGCAGTCGGTGTGCCGCCTGATCGATACCGCCCGCAGCGAAGGCGCCAGCATTCTGGCTGGTGGCGGCGCGGCCGATCTGCCGGGTTACTTCGTCAAGCCCACCATTATTCTCAACGCCGCCCAGCACAGCACCATCGTGCGTGAGGAAGTATTCGGCCCGGTGCTGGTGGCGCTGCCCTTCGACCATCCCGACGAGGCCATTGCCATGGCCAATGACTCACGCTATGGCCTGGCTGCCAGCTTGTGGACCAATGACCTGTCCGCCGCCATGAACCTGGTGCCGCGCATCGAGGCCGGCACGGTGTGGGTCAACACTCATATCCCGCTGGACCCCAGCCTGCCGTTTGGCGGCTTCAAGCAGTCCGGCATCGGCCGCGAGTTTGGTCGCGGTGCGGTGGAAAACTTTACCGAGACCAAGTCGGTCTGCATCGCGCACTGA
- a CDS encoding helix-turn-helix transcriptional regulator yields the protein MAHLLADAPVAKPLQRCLDVLQDVLPHSATAFYRVDRQQQPHDFVLRHMPQELHQHYVARYMGHDPLHPARLARQPLDVVTLGSALPVSQRATSRYTPFLASNRLVDVAEILLRRQGRVVAAFSLLRQGRMPGFADDELRVLHGLHGLLDMALDSMLSQPCPAPAIVLTEREQAVVMLLSTGACNKTIARELNMGLATVKTHLLHLFRKFDVSSRTALAHALFVRQQAEQHLRQ from the coding sequence ATGGCCCATCTGCTTGCTGACGCACCGGTGGCAAAGCCGTTGCAACGCTGTCTGGACGTGCTGCAGGATGTGTTGCCGCACAGCGCCACTGCTTTTTACCGGGTGGACCGGCAGCAACAGCCGCATGATTTCGTCTTGCGCCACATGCCGCAAGAGCTGCACCAGCACTATGTGGCGCGTTACATGGGGCACGACCCGCTGCATCCGGCCAGATTGGCGCGCCAGCCGCTGGATGTGGTGACGCTGGGTAGTGCCTTGCCTGTGTCGCAACGTGCCACATCGCGCTATACGCCGTTTCTGGCCAGCAACCGGCTGGTGGATGTGGCGGAAATCCTGCTGCGGCGGCAGGGGCGGGTGGTGGCCGCTTTCTCCTTGTTACGGCAAGGGCGGATGCCCGGCTTTGCCGACGACGAGCTGCGTGTGCTGCATGGCTTGCATGGCCTGCTGGACATGGCGCTGGACAGCATGCTGAGCCAGCCTTGCCCGGCCCCCGCCATCGTGCTGACCGAACGCGAGCAGGCAGTGGTCATGCTGTTGTCTACCGGTGCCTGCAACAAGACCATTGCCCGCGAGCTGAACATGGGTCTCGCCACGGTCAAAACCCATTTATTGCACCTGTTTCGCAAGTTTGATGTGAGTAGTCGTACCGCGCTGGCGCATGCCCTGTTTGTCCGGCAACAAGCCGAACAGCACTTGCGGCAGTGA
- the hpaR gene encoding homoprotocatechuate degradation operon regulator HpaR codes for MPTSSAQHQHRLPQHLLRAREAVMAYFRPLLNSVGLTEQQWRILRLLDDRGEMEAGVIADLACILSPSLTGILVRMEKAGLIHRSRDKVDSRRLIVSLSREGRQLTREVAPLSNACYRQIEAHFGEEKLELLISLLNELEQLPAPVALSEDKALLTEADR; via the coding sequence ATGCCAACTTCCAGCGCACAACACCAGCACCGCCTGCCGCAGCACCTGCTGCGCGCCCGTGAAGCCGTGATGGCTTACTTTCGTCCCTTGCTCAACAGTGTGGGCCTGACCGAACAGCAATGGCGCATTCTGCGCCTGCTGGATGACCGCGGCGAAATGGAAGCCGGGGTGATTGCCGACCTGGCCTGCATCCTGTCGCCCAGCCTTACCGGCATTCTGGTGCGCATGGAAAAGGCCGGCCTGATTCACCGCAGCCGCGACAAGGTGGATAGCCGCCGGCTGATTGTGTCCTTGTCCAGGGAAGGTCGCCAACTGACACGCGAAGTCGCGCCACTGTCCAACGCCTGCTATCGGCAGATAGAAGCGCATTTTGGCGAGGAAAAACTGGAACTGCTGATCAGCCTGCTAAACGAACTGGAGCAACTGCCAGCCCCCGTGGCGCTGAGCGAGGACAAGGCGCTGCTGACCGAAGCGGACCGCTGA